The following are encoded in a window of Fretibacter rubidus genomic DNA:
- a CDS encoding FAD-binding domain-containing protein translates to MRMNSMTSNVDIKDSVVPLAKRRDKDSIEHAVRALSPNAVGKASSIRGGRDAAMDKLSNIDPEGYGRTRNHTDGAVTQLSPYIRHGVFSLNAVRNEALDKSGKNGSEKFIQQLAWRDYWQRLYADNPDMIWNDVEDYKTGFDADDYADDLPDDIAAGQTGTACIDHFLRELLSSGTMHNHARLYVAGYICHWRRVKWQAGARFFLSHLLDGDPASNNLSWQWVASTFSQKPYFFNLENVQKFTGPSVDSRPETNQDLVGSYDDLRARLFPHMPYPS, encoded by the coding sequence ATGCGTATGAACTCCATGACCAGTAATGTTGATATTAAAGATAGCGTTGTCCCTCTCGCCAAGCGCCGTGACAAAGACAGTATTGAACACGCCGTACGTGCCTTATCCCCGAATGCGGTGGGCAAGGCGTCATCAATACGCGGCGGCCGTGACGCGGCTATGGATAAGCTCTCAAACATTGACCCCGAAGGCTATGGCCGCACACGCAACCACACCGACGGCGCGGTCACGCAGCTATCACCTTACATACGCCACGGCGTCTTTTCCCTTAATGCTGTTCGCAATGAAGCCCTTGATAAAAGCGGCAAAAACGGGTCTGAAAAATTTATTCAGCAGCTGGCTTGGCGTGATTATTGGCAGCGGCTTTATGCGGATAATCCTGACATGATTTGGAATGATGTCGAGGATTATAAGACGGGATTTGACGCCGATGATTACGCCGATGACTTACCTGACGATATTGCGGCGGGGCAAACGGGTACGGCGTGCATTGACCATTTTCTGCGGGAGTTACTGTCCAGCGGGACTATGCATAACCACGCACGGCTATATGTCGCGGGCTATATTTGTCACTGGCGACGGGTGAAATGGCAAGCGGGGGCGCGGTTTTTCCTCTCGCATCTTCTTGATGGAGATCCCGCCAGTAATAATCTTTCATGGCAATGGGTCGCTAGCACCTTTAGTCAAAAACCGTATTTCTTCAACTTAGAGAATGTTCAAAAATTCACAGGTCCTAGCGTGGATAGCCGTCCAGAGACAAACCAAGATTTAGTCGGTAGTTATGATGATTTACGCGCGCGTTTGTTTCCGCATATGCCTTATCCGTCATGA
- a CDS encoding NAD(P)/FAD-dependent oxidoreductase, with product MKIAIIGAGLAGVSAARKLDNFAEVTVFEKSRGVSGRMSTRRADAFEFDHGAQYFTAKDTRFQDAIEQGVAAGHLAPWASNGVYLREGRLEPDTGANRFVSKPRMNSWVKALAQGLDVRLATRVSHIERRDDLWSLSFEDGGSDHGFDWVIMAAPSEQVEAIFPKDFAQRTVLEAVKMDACFALMLGLSGAPNVPWDTLRQADGPAAWIAVNSAKPERPMGVATLMVHSGPQWSEDHIDDDRGDIAAQMLSAASAVTGLNLSNPAYQTLHFWRYAAVKNGAGQGCLIDHDKQLIAAGDWCLGGRVEGAYLSGLATAEAIIGAL from the coding sequence ATGAAAATTGCAATTATTGGCGCGGGATTAGCGGGCGTTTCCGCAGCGCGAAAGCTTGATAATTTTGCCGAAGTGACGGTGTTTGAAAAATCACGCGGGGTATCGGGTCGTATGTCGACGCGGCGCGCAGACGCCTTTGAATTTGACCATGGGGCGCAATATTTTACGGCCAAAGACACACGGTTCCAAGACGCAATAGAGCAGGGCGTCGCCGCAGGACATTTGGCCCCTTGGGCATCAAATGGTGTATATCTACGCGAAGGCAGACTAGAGCCCGATACAGGCGCCAATAGATTTGTCTCGAAACCCCGCATGAATAGCTGGGTCAAAGCTCTGGCCCAGGGGCTGGATGTGCGACTAGCAACCCGGGTTAGCCATATAGAGCGCCGTGATGACCTGTGGTCGTTGAGTTTTGAAGACGGAGGCTCTGACCACGGCTTTGATTGGGTCATCATGGCCGCACCGTCAGAGCAGGTCGAGGCCATATTTCCCAAAGATTTCGCGCAAAGAACAGTCTTAGAGGCGGTGAAGATGGATGCCTGTTTTGCGCTAATGTTGGGCTTATCAGGCGCGCCTAATGTGCCGTGGGATACGTTGCGCCAAGCAGACGGGCCAGCCGCTTGGATTGCCGTGAATAGCGCCAAGCCCGAACGTCCAATGGGCGTTGCGACCTTGATGGTGCATTCAGGGCCGCAGTGGAGCGAAGACCACATTGACGACGACCGAGGTGATATTGCCGCCCAAATGCTAAGCGCTGCCAGTGCCGTGACGGGTCTTAATCTCTCTAATCCAGCCTATCAAACGCTTCACTTTTGGCGCTATGCCGCTGTAAAAAACGGGGCGGGACAGGGCTGTCTTATCGACCATGATAAGCAGCTGATTGCGGCCGGTGATTGGTGTCTTGGTGGTCGCGTGGAAGGGGCCTATCTCAGCGGTCTGGCAACGGCAGAGGCAATTATTGGCGCGCTATAG
- a CDS encoding GAF domain-containing protein, translating into MDKAAIYKEVADQIAAVNAGEPSRTARMATASCLLSQAFDYFFWTGFYVVDSHKDRELVVGPYQGTLGCLRIPFARGVCGACATQQATIIVDDVHAFPGHIACDSQTNSEIVVPVFTDDGALFAVLDVDSTALNSFDEVDKLGLEVICKSLLTGATQN; encoded by the coding sequence ATGGACAAAGCTGCTATATATAAAGAGGTCGCCGACCAAATCGCCGCGGTTAATGCTGGGGAACCGTCCCGTACCGCCCGCATGGCCACGGCGTCGTGCTTGTTGTCCCAAGCCTTTGATTATTTTTTCTGGACGGGGTTTTATGTGGTTGATTCACATAAAGACCGCGAACTTGTCGTGGGGCCATATCAAGGCACATTGGGGTGCTTGCGTATTCCCTTTGCGCGCGGTGTTTGCGGGGCCTGCGCCACGCAACAGGCGACTATTATCGTCGATGATGTGCACGCTTTCCCGGGTCATATTGCCTGTGATAGTCAGACCAATTCAGAGATTGTTGTGCCCGTGTTCACGGATGACGGCGCATTATTTGCCGTGCTGGACGTTGATTCGACCGCGCTGAACAGCTTTGATGAGGTTGATAAACTCGGCCTAGAGGTAATCTGCAAATCACTCCTAACCGGTGCGACGCAAAATTAA
- a CDS encoding TIGR00730 family Rossman fold protein, with translation MTSKPSRSICVFCGSSDGDHPRYIQLAQDTGTALAEHNYRLVYGGGGMGLMGATARAAAAAGGDVLGIIPEFLKSVERLLEEVEHKVVDDMATRKKLMYEAADAFIVLPGGIGTLEEAIEVMSWMRLQLHQKPMVFMDNDGYWAPLTDLLHHTIDRGFSPKWMADDVYTAQTPAQALRLIETEWATDKPLREIAPVTLDKM, from the coding sequence ATGACATCCAAACCATCCCGCTCTATTTGTGTATTCTGTGGCTCCAGCGATGGTGACCACCCGCGCTATATCCAACTGGCGCAAGACACAGGCACAGCGTTGGCCGAACATAACTACCGTCTTGTTTACGGTGGCGGTGGCATGGGATTAATGGGGGCGACAGCGCGCGCGGCCGCCGCCGCAGGAGGCGATGTGCTGGGCATTATTCCAGAATTTCTTAAATCCGTAGAACGCCTTCTTGAGGAGGTCGAGCATAAAGTCGTGGACGACATGGCAACCCGTAAAAAGCTGATGTATGAGGCCGCAGATGCCTTCATTGTCTTGCCCGGCGGCATTGGCACATTGGAAGAAGCCATCGAAGTCATGTCGTGGATGCGCCTGCAATTACATCAAAAGCCTATGGTTTTTATGGATAATGATGGGTACTGGGCACCGTTGACGGATTTGTTGCATCACACGATTGACCGTGGTTTTTCACCCAAATGGATGGCGGATGATGTCTATACCGCCCAAACGCCGGCTCAAGCCTTGCGGTTGATTGAAACCGAATGGGCAACAGACAAACCCCTAAGAGAGATTGCACCCGTAACACTTGATAAGATGTAA
- a CDS encoding efflux RND transporter permease subunit, which translates to MHRIVGFAIDNWRMTMGLMLFAVFGGIVAMGRLALDAEPDIPVPFINVRVVLPGVSPEDAQRLLIRPMESELKSIEGLKQMDGVAANSVAYMILEFNASFDQDKAIQDVIEKVDKARSEFPQEAREPIIEEINTSTLPIVVVNLFGAAPERELQRRAKMLQRRIESLPEVLEANISGERTDVLEAELDPALIESSGITFDEIAAAVSRNNSLITAGVLETESGKFNVKLPGLIEKPEDLADLVIRSSADGASIIRMSDVSRVRRTYKDPGTYARFDGQTSVSIEVSKRQGQNILDTTAKVQALVDEIAADDSWPDTILVAYSQERKTYILDMVSSLSSSIINAVVLVFIVCIAALGIRSALFVGWAVPASFLMSLFLFWVNGETINMMILFGLILSVGVLVDSAIVIIEFADRKLAEGMDRKEAFKTAGERMFWPIISSTATTLAAFIPLLFWDSVTGKFMSYFPLTMIYVLTASMFMAIIFLPTMGTLIGPKKLDVPDEKMLALSGDGGDPLATTGITGVYVRFIHKIIRFPLLVIAVTGLLLFLIVVFFRSSVAGPPPKPVEFFTQSPSDQVYILARARGNTTPLNQLDIGLELERRIANVTGVESVYTVAGAGAGGSGGGGDALSGPSNVPSDTVVRLYTELLPFDERPSVVSIMDELRNVTSDIPGVITEVTATDNGPPIGKSIGLQISSDDPIALRATTKMMREKLEATEGVIEVEDTLPLPGVEWELDVDRAEAGRLGLDVGRIGAAVQLVTEGTLVGQYRPLDADEEVDIRIRYPSEARGLDNLDRLRIQTRDGSVPLSTVVTRVAKTRQDTIDRRDQLPYYEVLANAAKDYAPNVLVEDLRNWIKNDADIPESVQIKFLGQEEENAAAAEFFQMAGLAIMLMMGIILLLQFNSFYHVFLTLFAVVLSVFGVLLGLSFYPYISMILTGTGVIALAGIVVNNNIVLIDTYQRLMTLGYGSVDAATRTAAQRLRPVFLTTLTTVVGLMPLVLGWDADIFSGEFSTKGSATSDIWAPISYAIACGLGFATLLTLIITPVMLAAPKVLMERFNRYVRNDGKKTAYLKSKLGLGAKQPAE; encoded by the coding sequence ATGCACCGAATCGTTGGTTTTGCAATTGACAATTGGCGCATGACGATGGGCTTGATGCTGTTTGCTGTCTTTGGCGGCATTGTTGCTATGGGCCGCCTCGCCCTTGATGCTGAACCCGATATTCCCGTGCCCTTTATTAATGTGCGTGTTGTGCTCCCCGGTGTATCGCCCGAAGATGCGCAGCGATTGCTGATACGGCCAATGGAGTCAGAGCTAAAATCAATCGAGGGCCTTAAACAAATGGACGGCGTCGCTGCTAATTCTGTGGCCTATATGATTTTGGAATTCAACGCGTCCTTTGACCAAGACAAGGCCATTCAGGACGTCATTGAAAAAGTTGATAAAGCCCGCAGCGAATTTCCCCAAGAAGCGCGCGAACCCATCATTGAAGAGATTAACACATCGACCCTGCCTATCGTTGTCGTCAACTTGTTTGGCGCGGCACCTGAACGCGAATTACAACGCCGCGCTAAAATGCTGCAACGGCGCATTGAGAGCCTGCCAGAAGTCCTAGAAGCCAATATTTCTGGCGAACGTACAGATGTATTGGAAGCCGAACTTGATCCCGCGTTAATCGAGAGCTCTGGTATTACATTTGACGAAATTGCCGCCGCTGTTTCGCGTAATAACAGTCTTATCACGGCTGGTGTTTTGGAAACCGAGTCTGGCAAATTTAACGTTAAACTTCCTGGGTTGATTGAAAAGCCCGAGGACTTGGCCGACCTTGTTATCCGCAGCAGCGCAGACGGCGCGTCCATTATCCGCATGAGCGATGTATCGCGCGTACGCCGCACCTACAAAGATCCAGGGACCTATGCGCGATTTGATGGACAAACATCCGTCTCCATTGAAGTCTCAAAACGCCAAGGGCAAAACATCCTTGATACAACGGCCAAAGTGCAGGCCTTGGTGGACGAAATCGCCGCAGATGATAGCTGGCCTGATACAATCCTTGTCGCTTACTCCCAAGAGCGTAAAACTTATATCCTTGATATGGTTAGCTCGCTATCCTCGTCTATCATCAATGCCGTTGTTCTCGTGTTTATTGTCTGTATCGCGGCGCTTGGTATTCGGTCTGCTTTGTTCGTTGGCTGGGCCGTTCCCGCAAGTTTTCTAATGTCGCTTTTCCTGTTTTGGGTGAACGGGGAGACGATCAATATGATGATTTTGTTCGGCCTTATTCTGTCCGTGGGTGTTCTCGTCGATAGTGCAATTGTCATCATCGAGTTTGCAGACCGTAAACTTGCCGAGGGCATGGACCGCAAAGAAGCGTTCAAAACGGCGGGCGAGCGCATGTTTTGGCCAATTATTTCTTCTACAGCGACGACATTGGCTGCCTTCATACCGTTGCTCTTTTGGGACAGTGTGACGGGCAAATTTATGTCCTATTTCCCGCTGACAATGATTTATGTGCTGACGGCCTCAATGTTCATGGCGATTATATTCTTACCGACAATGGGCACATTAATCGGACCGAAAAAGTTAGATGTGCCGGATGAAAAGATGCTGGCCCTTTCGGGTGATGGTGGCGACCCGCTCGCGACGACTGGAATCACAGGTGTCTATGTTCGTTTTATCCATAAAATTATCCGCTTCCCGCTGCTGGTTATTGCCGTGACGGGTCTTTTGCTTTTCTTGATTGTTGTGTTCTTTCGCAGTTCCGTCGCGGGTCCGCCGCCCAAACCTGTTGAATTTTTCACGCAATCCCCGTCTGACCAAGTCTATATCTTGGCACGGGCGCGCGGTAACACGACCCCTCTTAACCAGCTTGATATTGGCCTGGAACTCGAACGCCGCATCGCCAATGTCACGGGTGTGGAGTCGGTTTACACAGTGGCTGGTGCCGGTGCTGGCGGGTCTGGCGGCGGCGGTGACGCGCTAAGCGGACCATCCAATGTACCCTCTGACACGGTCGTGCGCCTTTACACAGAACTCCTACCCTTTGATGAGCGCCCAAGCGTCGTGTCAATCATGGATGAATTACGCAACGTCACATCCGATATTCCAGGCGTTATTACAGAGGTAACGGCCACAGATAACGGACCACCCATTGGGAAGTCTATTGGGCTTCAAATATCGTCTGATGACCCAATCGCACTTCGGGCTACAACCAAAATGATGCGAGAGAAACTCGAAGCTACAGAAGGCGTAATCGAAGTTGAAGACACCCTACCCCTGCCCGGTGTGGAATGGGAACTTGATGTTGACCGCGCCGAAGCGGGCCGCTTGGGCCTTGACGTGGGCCGTATTGGCGCCGCCGTGCAATTAGTGACAGAGGGCACATTGGTCGGGCAATACCGACCACTTGATGCTGATGAAGAGGTCGATATCCGCATTCGTTACCCGTCAGAAGCCCGCGGCCTTGATAACCTTGACCGGTTGCGCATTCAGACCCGCGATGGCTCTGTGCCGCTGTCAACGGTCGTGACACGGGTCGCCAAAACACGCCAAGACACAATCGACAGGCGTGACCAACTTCCTTATTACGAAGTTCTTGCCAATGCCGCCAAAGACTACGCCCCTAATGTGCTTGTCGAAGATTTACGCAATTGGATCAAAAACGACGCAGATATTCCTGAGAGCGTTCAAATCAAATTCTTGGGCCAAGAAGAAGAAAATGCAGCCGCAGCAGAATTCTTCCAGATGGCGGGGCTGGCCATCATGTTGATGATGGGTATTATTCTTTTGCTGCAATTCAACAGCTTCTATCATGTCTTTTTGACATTATTTGCCGTTGTGCTCTCCGTCTTTGGGGTGCTTCTGGGGTTATCGTTCTATCCCTATATCAGTATGATTTTGACTGGGACTGGGGTGATTGCGCTGGCTGGTATTGTGGTGAACAACAATATTGTCCTAATCGACACGTATCAGCGGTTGATGACACTTGGATACGGCTCTGTCGACGCCGCGACGCGAACCGCCGCGCAACGTCTGCGTCCTGTGTTTCTGACCACGTTGACAACAGTAGTCGGTCTTATGCCGCTTGTGCTTGGGTGGGACGCTGACATATTCTCTGGAGAGTTTTCCACCAAAGGCTCTGCGACTTCGGATATCTGGGCCCCTATTTCCTATGCGATTGCCTGTGGCCTCGGCTTTGCTACATTGCTGACACTGATTATCACGCCTGTCATGCTGGCCGCACCGAAGGTCTTAATGGAACGCTTTAACCGATATGTCCGCAATGACGGCAAGAAGACGGCCTACCTCAAATCAAAACTCGGTTTAGGGGCAAAGCAACCCGCCGAATAA
- a CDS encoding efflux RND transporter periplasmic adaptor subunit — MKINTSYVISGLAVLIIALWFLLHALADETTETVSNPFPEAPTPKVVTQMVTATDHPNTFRLYGRTEPNREVSVKAETAGIVVSTPVSEGTTVKRGTTLCRQDVDARQARLDQARAQLKSAQFDRSSTQTLVDKGYRSATQLESLNAQVDGARASVKQAEIELDNVNTRAPFEGIFDKRMAEIGDYLAPGQSCGLLIDLDPLVIVADLTETQVGKIVIGQEASVKLATGQDIVGKVRFIESRANSSTRTFRTEVIVPNPDMQLRGGVTATVRMIAGQTQAHQIPASVLALNDDGVVGVRYVDLDNRVRFVPTVTIDESASGVWVTGLPERANVIVKGQDFVKVGTEVETVPASSLAQRATTN, encoded by the coding sequence ATGAAAATTAATACCTCATATGTGATTTCCGGCCTTGCGGTGCTTATCATCGCGCTATGGTTCTTGCTGCATGCGCTCGCCGATGAGACGACCGAGACAGTGTCCAACCCGTTTCCAGAGGCCCCGACGCCCAAAGTCGTCACGCAAATGGTCACGGCAACCGATCACCCCAACACATTTCGTCTTTATGGCCGTACGGAACCGAACCGCGAAGTCTCTGTGAAAGCTGAAACGGCGGGCATTGTGGTATCCACCCCCGTCAGCGAAGGCACAACGGTCAAGCGCGGCACAACGCTGTGCCGCCAAGACGTGGACGCCCGCCAAGCGCGGCTTGACCAAGCCCGCGCGCAGCTTAAGTCTGCGCAATTTGACCGCAGTTCGACGCAGACGCTTGTGGATAAGGGCTACCGTTCTGCCACACAGCTAGAGAGCTTAAACGCACAAGTCGACGGGGCAAGGGCATCTGTTAAGCAGGCCGAGATAGAGCTAGATAATGTCAACACACGCGCGCCGTTTGAGGGCATTTTTGACAAACGTATGGCCGAGATTGGCGATTACCTTGCCCCGGGGCAATCTTGCGGTTTGCTAATTGATCTTGATCCGCTTGTAATTGTCGCTGATCTGACAGAGACCCAAGTTGGCAAAATTGTTATCGGGCAAGAGGCCTCTGTTAAGCTGGCGACAGGACAAGACATTGTCGGCAAGGTTCGCTTCATCGAGAGTCGGGCCAATAGTTCCACACGGACGTTCCGAACTGAAGTCATAGTGCCAAATCCTGATATGCAGTTGCGCGGCGGTGTTACGGCGACGGTTCGGATGATCGCAGGACAAACACAGGCACACCAAATTCCCGCCAGTGTCCTTGCGTTAAATGACGACGGTGTTGTTGGTGTGCGTTATGTCGATTTGGATAATCGCGTACGCTTTGTGCCCACTGTTACGATTGACGAAAGCGCGTCAGGCGTTTGGGTTACGGGCCTTCCTGAACGCGCCAATGTTATTGTTAAAGGCCAAGACTTTGTCAAAGTCGGCACAGAGGTCGAAACTGTACCAGCCTCTAGTCTCGCGCAACGTGCCACAACGAATTAA
- a CDS encoding acyl-CoA carboxylase subunit beta, whose amino-acid sequence MGGGQKRIDAQHGKGKLTARERLELLLDPGSFEEFDMFVKHRATDFGMDKTHYAGDGVVTGWGTINGRKTFVFAQDFTVFGGSLSKTHAQKICKIQEMAMKHGAPIIGLQDSGGARIQEGVEALAGYTDVFQNNILASGVVPQISVIMGPSAGGAVYSPALTDFVFMVRDSSYMFLTGPDVLKTVTNEIVTAEELGGAKTHTTKSSVADGAYDNDMEALAEIRRLFDFLPLNNRAGTPVRPVFDDHDRIDESLDTLVPENPNIPYDMHELVRKVADEGDFFEIQRDFAKNILTGFVRMEGQTVGVVANQPMVLAGCLDSDASRKAARFVRFCDAFDIPILTLVDVPGFLPGTSQEFGGVIKHGAKLLYAYGEATVPKVTVITRKAYGGAYCVMAPKHLRGDINYAWPTAQIAVMGAKGAVEILHRKDLGDPDKIAVHVADYEDKFLSPFRAAELGYIDEVIKPQSTRRRVCRAFALLEDKQLSNPWKKHDNLPL is encoded by the coding sequence ATGGGCGGCGGACAAAAGCGGATTGACGCGCAGCACGGCAAAGGCAAGCTGACCGCGCGGGAACGTTTGGAACTGCTGCTGGATCCCGGCTCTTTCGAAGAATTTGATATGTTCGTCAAACATCGTGCCACTGATTTTGGCATGGATAAAACCCATTACGCGGGCGACGGTGTGGTGACGGGATGGGGCACGATTAACGGGCGAAAGACCTTTGTCTTTGCCCAAGATTTCACAGTCTTTGGTGGGTCGTTATCAAAGACCCACGCGCAGAAAATCTGTAAAATTCAAGAGATGGCGATGAAGCACGGCGCGCCGATTATCGGCCTACAAGATAGCGGCGGTGCACGTATCCAAGAAGGCGTCGAAGCCCTTGCAGGCTATACAGATGTGTTTCAAAACAATATCTTAGCCTCAGGTGTTGTTCCGCAAATCAGCGTTATCATGGGGCCAAGTGCGGGCGGGGCGGTTTACTCTCCTGCGCTCACTGATTTTGTCTTCATGGTGCGCGATAGCTCCTACATGTTCCTGACAGGGCCAGACGTCCTAAAAACTGTGACCAATGAAATTGTTACCGCGGAAGAGCTTGGCGGGGCGAAGACCCATACGACCAAATCATCTGTCGCCGACGGGGCCTATGATAATGATATGGAAGCGCTGGCGGAAATTCGCCGCTTGTTTGACTTCCTGCCGCTGAATAACCGCGCGGGCACCCCCGTGCGACCCGTCTTTGATGACCATGACCGTATCGACGAAAGCCTTGATACGCTTGTCCCTGAAAATCCCAATATTCCTTACGATATGCACGAGCTTGTCCGTAAAGTGGCGGATGAGGGCGATTTTTTTGAAATTCAGCGCGACTTTGCCAAAAACATCCTGACGGGCTTTGTCCGCATGGAAGGCCAAACGGTCGGCGTCGTCGCAAACCAGCCGATGGTACTGGCGGGATGTCTTGATAGTGACGCCTCTCGTAAGGCGGCGCGTTTTGTGCGTTTCTGTGATGCCTTTGATATTCCGATCCTGACGCTGGTCGATGTCCCGGGTTTCCTGCCGGGCACGTCCCAAGAATTTGGAGGGGTGATTAAACACGGCGCAAAACTGCTCTATGCTTACGGCGAAGCGACTGTGCCGAAAGTCACTGTGATTACGCGCAAAGCCTATGGCGGGGCATACTGTGTTATGGCACCCAAACACCTGCGCGGGGACATTAATTATGCTTGGCCCACCGCGCAAATCGCAGTCATGGGGGCCAAAGGCGCGGTGGAAATCCTGCACCGCAAAGATTTGGGCGATCCCGATAAAATCGCCGTACATGTCGCCGACTATGAAGATAAATTCCTAAGCCCCTTCCGCGCCGCCGAACTCGGCTATATCGACGAAGTGATCAAGCCGCAAAGCACACGGCGGCGCGTGTGTCGGGCGTTTGCGCTGCTAGAGGATAAGCAGCTAAGCAACCCGTGGAAAAAGCACGATAATTTGCCGCTATAA
- a CDS encoding DUF4160 domain-containing protein has product MPTVLRWKGYKFFFYSDEEDRPHIHIIKQNAQAKYWLNDVEFVKAEGFSQKELNVLFKKVAEEQDLFLERWNDYFNA; this is encoded by the coding sequence ATGCCAACAGTTTTGCGATGGAAAGGGTATAAATTCTTCTTCTATTCTGATGAAGAAGATAGGCCGCATATCCATATTATAAAACAAAATGCGCAGGCTAAATATTGGTTAAACGATGTGGAATTTGTGAAGGCAGAAGGCTTTTCACAAAAAGAGTTAAATGTGCTATTTAAGAAGGTAGCAGAGGAACAAGATTTGTTTTTGGAAAGATGGAATGACTATTTCAACGCTTGA
- a CDS encoding DUF2442 domain-containing protein, with product MTISTLEIDDESLKIESVSFDAYYFHFHLKDGRILSAPIWWYPRLFKASVKQRNAWAILPFGDGIEWDEIDEHISARGILMGKSAPGAVAPAMDAAE from the coding sequence ATGACTATTTCAACGCTTGAAATCGATGATGAGAGTTTGAAAATCGAAAGCGTGTCTTTCGATGCTTATTACTTTCATTTTCATCTGAAAGATGGACGCATATTAAGTGCGCCTATTTGGTGGTATCCACGACTTTTTAAAGCGTCGGTAAAGCAGCGTAATGCCTGGGCAATCCTCCCCTTTGGGGACGGCATAGAATGGGACGAAATCGACGAACATATTAGCGCGAGGGGTATTTTAATGGGTAAATCCGCGCCGGGAGCCGTAGCGCCTGCCATGGACGCCGCGGAGTAG